The following proteins come from a genomic window of Populus alba chromosome 12, ASM523922v2, whole genome shotgun sequence:
- the LOC118044317 gene encoding uncharacterized protein isoform X2 has product MVGGSFLYRALSKRNVLLVVAHPDDESMFFSPTINYLISRGHNLYILCFSIGNADGMGNTRKHEFYQACAVLKVPLQQVKVLDHPDLQDGFGKVWDHELLAKIIEEEVSSHGIDMIITFDNYGVSGHCNHRDVHYGVCRLLHNVSERSVEAWELISTCILRKYSGPVDIWLSMLLPLRYTDGMTHCLLNEHPRKSFHAMAEHSSQWVWFRKLFVSFSSYTYVNTLRKIEEVKQS; this is encoded by the exons ATGGTTGGTGGAAGTTTTCTAT ATAGAGCTCTTTCCAAGAGAAATGTCTTGCTTGTTGTTGCACACCCAGACGATGAGTCCAT GTTCTTCTCGCCAACTATAAACTATTTGATTTCCAGAGGGCATAATCTTTACATACTATGCTTTTCAATTG gCAATGCAGATGGTATGGGAAACACTAGAAAACATGAGTTTTACCAGGCTTGTGCCGTCCTCAAG GTTCCACTTCAACAGGTGAAGGTTCTAGACCATCCAGATTTGCAG GATGGTTTTGGCAAAGTCTGGGACCATGAATTGCTGGCAAAGATCATTGAAGAGGAGGTATCTAGTCATGGCATTGACATG ATTATTACTTTTGATAACTATGGGGTTTCCGGTCATTGTAATCATCGTGATGTTCATTATGGAGTATG CCGGCTCCTGCACAATGTTTCAGAAAGAAGTGTGGAAGCCTGGGAACTT ATCAGTACCTGCATTTTGCGGAAGTACAGTGGACCTGTTGATATTTGGTTGTCCATGTTATTACCATTGAGATACACTGATGGAATGACACACTGCCTGCTAAATGAGCATCCCCGGAAGAGCTTCCATGCTATGGCAGAACATTCAAGCCAATGGGTTTG GTTCCGCAAgctttttgtatcattttccaGCTATACTTACGTGAACACGCTTAGAAAGATCGAGGAGGTAAAGCAGAGTTGA
- the LOC118044317 gene encoding uncharacterized protein isoform X1, whose protein sequence is MGWSLVVLSLIVLWIASLWKVLFSSSSTSFSKTSFLSDDRALSKRNVLLVVAHPDDESMFFSPTINYLISRGHNLYILCFSIGNADGMGNTRKHEFYQACAVLKVPLQQVKVLDHPDLQDGFGKVWDHELLAKIIEEEVSSHGIDMIITFDNYGVSGHCNHRDVHYGVCRLLHNVSERSVEAWELISTCILRKYSGPVDIWLSMLLPLRYTDGMTHCLLNEHPRKSFHAMAEHSSQWVWFRKLFVSFSSYTYVNTLRKIEEVKQS, encoded by the exons ATGGGATGGAGTTTGGTTGTTCTTTCACTAATTGTACTTTGGATTGCTTCTTTATGGAAAGTTCTTTTCTCGTCATCATCAACTTCATTCTCAAAGACTTCATTTCTGAGTGATG ATAGAGCTCTTTCCAAGAGAAATGTCTTGCTTGTTGTTGCACACCCAGACGATGAGTCCAT GTTCTTCTCGCCAACTATAAACTATTTGATTTCCAGAGGGCATAATCTTTACATACTATGCTTTTCAATTG gCAATGCAGATGGTATGGGAAACACTAGAAAACATGAGTTTTACCAGGCTTGTGCCGTCCTCAAG GTTCCACTTCAACAGGTGAAGGTTCTAGACCATCCAGATTTGCAG GATGGTTTTGGCAAAGTCTGGGACCATGAATTGCTGGCAAAGATCATTGAAGAGGAGGTATCTAGTCATGGCATTGACATG ATTATTACTTTTGATAACTATGGGGTTTCCGGTCATTGTAATCATCGTGATGTTCATTATGGAGTATG CCGGCTCCTGCACAATGTTTCAGAAAGAAGTGTGGAAGCCTGGGAACTT ATCAGTACCTGCATTTTGCGGAAGTACAGTGGACCTGTTGATATTTGGTTGTCCATGTTATTACCATTGAGATACACTGATGGAATGACACACTGCCTGCTAAATGAGCATCCCCGGAAGAGCTTCCATGCTATGGCAGAACATTCAAGCCAATGGGTTTG GTTCCGCAAgctttttgtatcattttccaGCTATACTTACGTGAACACGCTTAGAAAGATCGAGGAGGTAAAGCAGAGTTGA
- the LOC118044318 gene encoding type IV inositol polyphosphate 5-phosphatase 9, with the protein MWPEFVASKILRNMLGSNNLVVDLPNSTETMLELEETSSSSVPPSLISSKKYITDDQDKHKIFVGSWNVGGIAPPDDLNMEDWLCTQTEPADIYVLGFQEVVPLNAGNVVPGFENSKMCTKWNSLIREALNNSTSKPVHEDKVGEFQKVLPVKKNRSSNSLGKSSNMFPRCFDCIISKQMVGIFITIWVRGDLLPYIQHPSVSCVGCGIMGCLGNKGSVSVRFFLHETSLCFVCSHLASGGKEGDEKNRNADATEILSRTRFSRGPLRNLPRKILDHDQVVWLGDLNYRIYLPDTKTRYLVQKKEWNILLKKDQLKAELMEGHVFQGWNEGKIEFAPTYKYYKNSQVYYGCDQKRKGEKKRAPAWCDRIIWSGKGLKQKQYSRGESRLSDHRPVRAIFTAEIEVLSNSRSFGCSFPGRFDCLRNHFEAWNDRTSFHLQE; encoded by the exons ATGTGGCCTGAGTTTGTGGCTAGCAAGATCCTGAGGAATATGTTGGGTAGCAACAACTTGGTTGTAGACCTTCCAAATTCCACAGAAACCATGTTAGAGCTAGAAGAAACTTCTAGTTCTTCGGTTCCACCTTCGCTCATCAGTTCCAAGAAATACATCACTGATGATCAGGATAAACACAA GATCTTTGTTGGCTCGTGGAATGTTGGAGGCATTGCACCACCTGATGATTTGAACATGGAAGATTGGTTATGCACACAGACTGAACCTGCTGATATCTATGTTCTTGG ATTCCAAGAAGTCGTGCCTCTCAATGCTGGAAACGTTGTTCCAGGTTTTGAAAACAGCAAGATGTGCACCAAATGGAATTCTCTTATCAGAGAAGCTCTGAATAATAGTACTTCGAAACCTGTTCACGAAGATAAGGTAGGAGAGTTTCAAAAGGTGCTCCCCGTGAAGAAAAATAGGAGTAGTAATTCTCTTGGCAAAAGCAGCAATATGTTTCCTCGCTGCTTTGATTGTATCATAAGTAAGCAAATGGTTGGAATTTTTATCACTATTTGGGTTCGAGGTGATCTCCTTCCATACATACAACATCCTAGTGTATCATGTGTAGGCTGTGGCATCATGGGCTGCCTAGGCAATAag GGATCTGTCTCGGTTAGGTTTTTCTTGCATGAAACAAGCTTATGTTTTGTGTGTAGTCATCTGGCTTCTGGAGGGAAAGAAGGAGATGAAAAGAATAGAAATGCCGACGCTACTGAAATCTTGTCACGCACAAGATTTTCTCGTGGCCCTTTGCGCAATTTGCCACGCAAGATTCTTGATCATGA TCAGGTAGTCTGGCTTGGAGATTTGAACTACAGGATATACCTGCCTGATACTAAAACAAGATATTTAGTACAGAAAAAAGAGTGGAACATCTTGTTAAAAAAGGATCAG cttAAGGCCGAGCTCATGGAAGGTCATGTATTCCAAGGTTGGAATGaaggaaaaattgaatttgCACCTACATACAAGTACTATAAGAATTCACAAGTCTACTATGGCTGTGATCAGAAGAGGAAGGGTGAAAAGAAGCGTGCTCCTGCATG GTGCGATCGAATAATTTGGTCTGGAAAGGGACTGAAGCAGAAACAATACAGCCGAGGTGAATCTAGATTGTCTGACCATAGACCTGTCCGGGCAATCTTCACAGCAGAAATCGAAGTCTTAAGTAATTCCAGGAGCTTCGGATGCTCTTTTCCAGGCAGATTCGATTGCTTAAGAAACCATTTTGAAGCATGGAATGACAGAACAAGCTTCCATTTACAAGAATAA
- the LOC118044317 gene encoding uncharacterized protein isoform X5, whose amino-acid sequence MGNTRKHEFYQACAVLKVPLQQVKVLDHPDLQDGFGKVWDHELLAKIIEEEVSSHGIDMIITFDNYGVSGHCNHRDVHYGVCRLLHNVSERSVEAWELISTCILRKYSGPVDIWLSMLLPLRYTDGMTHCLLNEHPRKSFHAMAEHSSQWVWFRKLFVSFSSYTYVNTLRKIEEVKQS is encoded by the exons ATGGGAAACACTAGAAAACATGAGTTTTACCAGGCTTGTGCCGTCCTCAAG GTTCCACTTCAACAGGTGAAGGTTCTAGACCATCCAGATTTGCAG GATGGTTTTGGCAAAGTCTGGGACCATGAATTGCTGGCAAAGATCATTGAAGAGGAGGTATCTAGTCATGGCATTGACATG ATTATTACTTTTGATAACTATGGGGTTTCCGGTCATTGTAATCATCGTGATGTTCATTATGGAGTATG CCGGCTCCTGCACAATGTTTCAGAAAGAAGTGTGGAAGCCTGGGAACTT ATCAGTACCTGCATTTTGCGGAAGTACAGTGGACCTGTTGATATTTGGTTGTCCATGTTATTACCATTGAGATACACTGATGGAATGACACACTGCCTGCTAAATGAGCATCCCCGGAAGAGCTTCCATGCTATGGCAGAACATTCAAGCCAATGGGTTTG GTTCCGCAAgctttttgtatcattttccaGCTATACTTACGTGAACACGCTTAGAAAGATCGAGGAGGTAAAGCAGAGTTGA
- the LOC118044317 gene encoding uncharacterized protein isoform X3, giving the protein MFFSPTINYLISRGHNLYILCFSIGNADGMGNTRKHEFYQACAVLKVPLQQVKVLDHPDLQDGFGKVWDHELLAKIIEEEVSSHGIDMIITFDNYGVSGHCNHRDVHYGVCRLLHNVSERSVEAWELISTCILRKYSGPVDIWLSMLLPLRYTDGMTHCLLNEHPRKSFHAMAEHSSQWVWFRKLFVSFSSYTYVNTLRKIEEVKQS; this is encoded by the exons AT GTTCTTCTCGCCAACTATAAACTATTTGATTTCCAGAGGGCATAATCTTTACATACTATGCTTTTCAATTG gCAATGCAGATGGTATGGGAAACACTAGAAAACATGAGTTTTACCAGGCTTGTGCCGTCCTCAAG GTTCCACTTCAACAGGTGAAGGTTCTAGACCATCCAGATTTGCAG GATGGTTTTGGCAAAGTCTGGGACCATGAATTGCTGGCAAAGATCATTGAAGAGGAGGTATCTAGTCATGGCATTGACATG ATTATTACTTTTGATAACTATGGGGTTTCCGGTCATTGTAATCATCGTGATGTTCATTATGGAGTATG CCGGCTCCTGCACAATGTTTCAGAAAGAAGTGTGGAAGCCTGGGAACTT ATCAGTACCTGCATTTTGCGGAAGTACAGTGGACCTGTTGATATTTGGTTGTCCATGTTATTACCATTGAGATACACTGATGGAATGACACACTGCCTGCTAAATGAGCATCCCCGGAAGAGCTTCCATGCTATGGCAGAACATTCAAGCCAATGGGTTTG GTTCCGCAAgctttttgtatcattttccaGCTATACTTACGTGAACACGCTTAGAAAGATCGAGGAGGTAAAGCAGAGTTGA
- the LOC118044317 gene encoding uncharacterized protein isoform X4 yields MSCLLLHTQTMSPCNADGMGNTRKHEFYQACAVLKVPLQQVKVLDHPDLQDGFGKVWDHELLAKIIEEEVSSHGIDMIITFDNYGVSGHCNHRDVHYGVCRLLHNVSERSVEAWELISTCILRKYSGPVDIWLSMLLPLRYTDGMTHCLLNEHPRKSFHAMAEHSSQWVWFRKLFVSFSSYTYVNTLRKIEEVKQS; encoded by the exons ATGTCTTGCTTGTTGTTGCACACCCAGACGATGAGTCCAT gCAATGCAGATGGTATGGGAAACACTAGAAAACATGAGTTTTACCAGGCTTGTGCCGTCCTCAAG GTTCCACTTCAACAGGTGAAGGTTCTAGACCATCCAGATTTGCAG GATGGTTTTGGCAAAGTCTGGGACCATGAATTGCTGGCAAAGATCATTGAAGAGGAGGTATCTAGTCATGGCATTGACATG ATTATTACTTTTGATAACTATGGGGTTTCCGGTCATTGTAATCATCGTGATGTTCATTATGGAGTATG CCGGCTCCTGCACAATGTTTCAGAAAGAAGTGTGGAAGCCTGGGAACTT ATCAGTACCTGCATTTTGCGGAAGTACAGTGGACCTGTTGATATTTGGTTGTCCATGTTATTACCATTGAGATACACTGATGGAATGACACACTGCCTGCTAAATGAGCATCCCCGGAAGAGCTTCCATGCTATGGCAGAACATTCAAGCCAATGGGTTTG GTTCCGCAAgctttttgtatcattttccaGCTATACTTACGTGAACACGCTTAGAAAGATCGAGGAGGTAAAGCAGAGTTGA